The sequence CCTTCCGCTTCAACTCCTTCAGGAACACCTCCAGCTGGTCTCCCTCAGCAATGAGGGTCGTTGCCTCGACGCGCATTCCGCACTCCGCACCCTCTTTGACCTCTTTGGCGTCCGCATCCCCTTTGCGCAGCGAAGTAATGCGACCCGTCCCCACCTGTTCGGTGCCCCGCTGAATGCGGAACGGCAGGCGCTTCATGGTGCCATCCGTCACGCGTCCGCCGATGATCTGCTCGCTCTTCTTGGTGAGGAAGACCTTCAGCACCTGCAGGTGCCCGACGATCTTCTCGACATCTGCCGGCTCCACGAGACCCTTCAAGAGGCCCTCCATGTCCTCGAGCAGAGCGTAGATCACCTCGTACTCCCGCACACTCACGCCTTCGCGCTCGGCAATGGAGCGCGCTCCGCTCGGCACCGGAACGTGGAACGCGACCACGATCCCCTCGCTCGCCGCAGCCATCGAGACGTCGCTGTCCGTCACCGCACCGATGGAGGCATGGATGATCTTTACCGTGACCGTCTCGGTGGTGAGTTTGGCGAGCGCCTCCTTGAGTGCCTCCAATGATCCCTGGGCATCCGCCTTGAGCACGATTTTGAGCTGTGAGAGCTTGCCCTCCGAAAGCCTGCTCACAAGATCCACGAACCGCTGCGTCTGCCTGAGGTTGCGTCGCTCCTCCACAGCAGACAGAAGATCACGCGCCAGTTTTTCGGAAGCGACGACCTGCAGAATATCGCCCACCTCAGGAACGGAGTGGAACCCGGCCACCTGCACCGCGCCCGAAGGACCCACCTCCTCAAACCGCTTGCCGTGGGCATCGGACATCGTGCGCACTTTTCCGAGCGTCCGGCCGCAGACAAAGCTCTCGCCGTGGTGGAGCGTGCCGGCGTTGATGATGATGGTCGCCAGAGGGCCCAGAGAAGGATCGAGCTTGCTCTCGATCACCGTGGCCACGGCGGAGCGCTTGGGGTTGGCCGTGAAGGAATGCATCTCGGAGAGGAGCACGATGGAATCGAGCAGATCGGTGATTCCCTGCTTCGTCTTGGCCGAGCACTGGACGAACGGCACCTGCCCGCCCCACTCCTCGGACTGGATCCCCTGCGCCGCCATCTCGCCCATGACACGATTCACATCCGCCCCCTCCTTATCCATCTTGTTGAGCGCCACGAGCATGGGCACGCCCGCCTCTTTTGCGTGATCGATCGCCTCGATGGTCGTGGGTTTCACACCTTCGTCCGCCGCCACCACGATCACCGCGATATCGGTGACCTGCGCCCCGCGGGCGCGCATGGCCGTGAAGGCCTCGTGTCCCGGCGTATCGAGGAAGGTGATCTTGTGCACCTCTGCAGAACCGGCGGGCTTATGCTCCACCTGATACGCGCCGATGTGCTGCGTGATGCCGCCCGCCTCCCCGCCCGCCACGTTCGTCTCGCGGATGACATCGAGAATGGAGGTCTTGCCGTGATCGACGTGCCCCATCACCACAACGACAGGGGGACGCTTGACCAGGTTCTCCGGCTCGTCTTTGAGCAGCTCCGTAAGATTCCGGCTGAAGAGATCTTCCGCCGAGGCCTCCTCCTGCTGCTTCGCTACGGTCACGCCCAGCTCCGTGGCCACCACCGCGGCGGTATCGTAATCGATCGCCTGCGTGATCGTGGCAAGCACGCCGTTC is a genomic window of Candidatus Peribacter riflensis containing:
- a CDS encoding Translation initiation factor 2, yielding MRLVQVAKALGMTGQQLRHELTQVNFGVKPTDREVTDSLAQGIIRFLARKYGKEVDMEALQGMSLDEDKAPKPPEAQGAPATPSAEPAAEADGSGANKSVNVLRKLTLEDVSREAIARQEQAMSKSRPSGQRRRFGDRKARGVREKRDISSTNQEQIKKKKEGVVSLPAQITVKELAEKTGIQIPMLIQTLMKNGVLATITQAIDYDTAAVVATELGVTVAKQQEEASAEDLFSRNLTELLKDEPENLVKRPPVVVVMGHVDHGKTSILDVIRETNVAGGEAGGITQHIGAYQVEHKPAGSAEVHKITFLDTPGHEAFTAMRARGAQVTDIAVIVVAADEGVKPTTIEAIDHAKEAGVPMLVALNKMDKEGADVNRVMGEMAAQGIQSEEWGGQVPFVQCSAKTKQGITDLLDSIVLLSEMHSFTANPKRSAVATVIESKLDPSLGPLATIIINAGTLHHGESFVCGRTLGKVRTMSDAHGKRFEEVGPSGAVQVAGFHSVPEVGDILQVVASEKLARDLLSAVEERRNLRQTQRFVDLVSRLSEGKLSQLKIVLKADAQGSLEALKEALAKLTTETVTVKIIHASIGAVTDSDVSMAAASEGIVVAFHVPVPSGARSIAEREGVSVREYEVIYALLEDMEGLLKGLVEPADVEKIVGHLQVLKVFLTKKSEQIIGGRVTDGTMKRLPFRIQRGTEQVGTGRITSLRKGDADAKEVKEGAECGMRVEATTLIAEGDQLEVFLKELKRKEASATA